DNA from Arthrobacter sp. FW305-BF8:
GCTTCGGGCTGGACCAGCTGCTGGGACGCCTTGCGGCTCGCTAGCCCCGCCGGCCAAGCCCAGGCGTTGCGGCACATCGTTCTGGACGAGCTCTCCCGCGGCACCGTGGAGAAGCTCGACGCCGAAAGCGCCGCCTTCCTGAACTCCAGCGGCCTGGCCAAGGCAACGCCGATGGGCTTGGGACTGTTCCGGATCGAACCCGTCGGCATGGTGGGGTCCGTGCGCACTCCGCGGGTGCAGCTCGACGTGCGGCCGAAGGACCGGCTCGGACTGAGCCGTCTGCTCTTTCTGCTGAGCTACGCCGGGGACCAGGGCTTCCGCGACGACACCGTGGCAGCTGACGAGGATGCGGAGCTGTGGAGCGCCCTGGCGGCGTCGCTGGTGCAGCTCGCCGAACGTGCGCTGCAGCGCGGCGTCCTGCAGGGGTACGTCACAGTCGACGAGTCGCTCCGGACGGTCAAGGGCCGCATCCGCATCTCGGACCAGATATCCCGCCGGCCGGGGATGCTCGTGCCGCTGGAAGTGTCCTACGACGAGTTCACCGAGGACATCCCGGAGAACCGTATCCTGCGTGCCGCGCTCGAGCGCATGTCCCGTGTCCCGGGCGTCCGCCCGGAGGTGCTGGGCCGGCTGCGGCAGCTGAAGGGAAAGCTCGACGGCGTTACCCGCCTCCACGCCGGGGCTCCGCTTCCGCCGTGGCGGGCCAGCCGGATGAACCTCCGCTATCACGCGGCGCTGAGGCTCTCCGAGGTGATCCTGCGCAATGCTTCCGCGGAGGCGGGGGAGGGCAAGCAGCAGACGGCGTCCTTCGTCGTCGACATGGGCAAGGTCTTCGAGGATTTCGTCGGCGCCGCGCTGCGCCGGGCCATGGCGGCCTTTCCCGGCGAGATGAGGCTGCAGTACAACGCGCTGCTGAACGAGGCGGTACGGGACTCGGACCGGCTGACAGTGCGCCCGGATGCCGTGCACCTGCTGGGCGGCCGGCCGGTGGTGGTTTACGACGCCCAGTACCGCGCGGGCACCGACCAAGGCGCCTCCCTGTCGGCGGACCATTTCCAGATGCTGGCCTACTGCACGGCCTTGCGGGTGCCCACGGCCTGGCTGGTCTACGCCGGGGCGGGCGAGGTCAAGCTGAGGCGGATCCTCAACACCGACATCGACATCGTCGAGTTTCCGCTGGATCTTTCCCGGCCGCCGTCGGAGATCCTCGCAGCAGTCGCTGACCTTGCCGAGCAGTCCTGGGGAGAAGTGGTGCGCCAGGCGAGCCTCGGCCGTTAGTCGCACCTGCATGAACAATAGCCCAAGACAGACAGGTCTGTCTTGGGTTTTGGGATAGACTGTTCCTAATGGCAGAGGTACCAAGCTCCGAGCCGTGGAGCGCCGGGAGAGAACCTTCCGGAGGGCTTCAAACTGGACCGCAGCCTACCGCCGCGCCGGGTGTCCCGCTCACATCGGGAGGCCGGACGTATGGCGAGGAGATTGCGGCGACCGGTGCTGCCAGGATGCACGAACGAATCGTCAGCGCGGCCTACGACCTCTTTGCCCGGCGTGGCGTCCGGGACGTCGGCATCAATGAACTCATCAGCAGTTCCGGCGTCGCGAAGGCCACCTTCTACCGCCACTTCGCTTCCAAGGACGAGCTCGTCCTGGCGTTCCTCGAGAAGCGCGACCAGGTGTGGACCCTTAACGCCATCGTGGGGGAGGCCAGGCGCAGGGCGGACACCCCCGAACAACAGCTGCTGGCCATTTTCGATGTCTTCTCCGACTGGTTCCATCGCACGGACTTCGAAGCCTGTTCCTTCATCAACGTGCTGCTGGAAATGGGCGCCTCGCATCCGCTGGGACGCGCCAGCATCGACTACCTCGCCAAGATCCGAGGTCATGTGAAGCAGCTCGCGGACGAGGCCGGGCTGCAGCGGACCGATGACTTCTCCCGGTCCTGGCACATTCTCATGAAGGGCTCGATCATCTCCGCG
Protein-coding regions in this window:
- a CDS encoding 5-methylcytosine restriction system specificity protein McrC; protein product: MDELSRGTVEKLDAESAAFLNSSGLAKATPMGLGLFRIEPVGMVGSVRTPRVQLDVRPKDRLGLSRLLFLLSYAGDQGFRDDTVAADEDAELWSALAASLVQLAERALQRGVLQGYVTVDESLRTVKGRIRISDQISRRPGMLVPLEVSYDEFTEDIPENRILRAALERMSRVPGVRPEVLGRLRQLKGKLDGVTRLHAGAPLPPWRASRMNLRYHAALRLSEVILRNASAEAGEGKQQTASFVVDMGKVFEDFVGAALRRAMAAFPGEMRLQYNALLNEAVRDSDRLTVRPDAVHLLGGRPVVVYDAQYRAGTDQGASLSADHFQMLAYCTALRVPTAWLVYAGAGEVKLRRILNTDIDIVEFPLDLSRPPSEILAAVADLAEQSWGEVVRQASLGR
- a CDS encoding TetR/AcrR family transcriptional regulator, giving the protein MHERIVSAAYDLFARRGVRDVGINELISSSGVAKATFYRHFASKDELVLAFLEKRDQVWTLNAIVGEARRRADTPEQQLLAIFDVFSDWFHRTDFEACSFINVLLEMGASHPLGRASIDYLAKIRGHVKQLADEAGLQRTDDFSRSWHILMKGSIISAAEGDLDAARRARRLAGWLIEDHRA